The nucleotide window CATCGGGCCTTCGGGGTCCGGAAAGTCCACGCTGTGCCGCACCATCAACCGCTTGGAGACGATCGACTCGGGCGCGATATCGATCGACGGCAAGCCGCTTCCGCAGGAGGGCAAGGAACTGGCCCGCCTGCGCGCCGACGTGGGCATGGTCTTCCAGTCGTTCAATCTCTTCGCGCACAAGACGGTGCTCGAGAACGTGATGCTGGGCCAGCTCAAGGTCCGCAAGATGGACAAGCAGGCCGCCACGACGAAGGCCCGCTCGCTACTGGACCGGGTGGGCGTCGGCTCGCAGGCGGACAAGTACCCGTCCCAGCTCTCGGGCGGTCAGCAGCAACGCGTCGCCATCGCGAGGGCCTTGGCGATGGACCCGAAGGTCATGCTCTTCGACGAGCCCACGTCGGCGCTCGACCCCGAGATGATCAACGAGGTGCTGGAGGTCATGCAGCAGCTCGCCCGGGACGGCATGACCATGGTCGTCGTCACCCACGAGATGGGCTTCGCGCGGTCGGCCGCCAATCGCGTCGTCTTCATGGCGGACGGAAAGATCGTCGAAGAGGCAGCGCCCGACCAGTTCTTCAGCAACCCGCGCAGTGACCGGGCCAAGGATTTCCTGTCGAAGATCCTTCACCACTGAGTCCCGGATCAGCTGACCACTCACCTCGCGCACATCGCGTCAACCTAGGGAATTCCACCATGCAGCTTC belongs to Streptomyces finlayi and includes:
- a CDS encoding amino acid ABC transporter ATP-binding protein encodes the protein MSGVSVTKAAEDAAPAANDLVVLSNVNKHFGALHVLQDIDLTIARGEVVVVIGPSGSGKSTLCRTINRLETIDSGAISIDGKPLPQEGKELARLRADVGMVFQSFNLFAHKTVLENVMLGQLKVRKMDKQAATTKARSLLDRVGVGSQADKYPSQLSGGQQQRVAIARALAMDPKVMLFDEPTSALDPEMINEVLEVMQQLARDGMTMVVVTHEMGFARSAANRVVFMADGKIVEEAAPDQFFSNPRSDRAKDFLSKILHH